Within bacterium, the genomic segment TCGTCGTGGAGAACCTCCGCGCCGGCACGATGGACGAGTGGGGGGTCGGGTACCTCCAGCTTCGGGAGCGAAATCCCGGGATCGTCTACGCCGCCAACTCGGGGTTCGGGCAATGGGGACCGTACGCGGCGGGGCGGGCGTCGTACGACGCCACCGCCCAGGCCGTATCGGGCTTCTCCGCGATAACGGGGTTTCCGGACCAGCCGCCGATGAAGGCGGGGTTCTGGGTCGGGGACTACACCGCGGCGTTGATGTCCGCCACCGCGATCCTCGCGGCCCTCGCCGCGCGCCGGAAGACCGGGGAGGGCCAGATGATCGACCTGTCCCAGGCCGAGGCGATGATCCGGACGCTGGACTGGACATGGCCGTACGCCGGATCGACGGGAAAGGACCGCGCGCGGAACGGGAACGTCGACCCCTCGTATCCCCCCTCGGGGATCTACCGATGCCGCGACGGGTTCGTCGCGGTCTCCGCGCGGGACGAAGGCGAGTTGATCCCCCTCGCGCACGCCGTCGGGGCCACCGATCCGGAGGAGACGCGGATCGCCTCGCCGGAGCGCGTGGCGGAATGGTGCGCCTCCCGGAGGGTCGACGAGGTCGTGCGCATCGCGGAGGACTCCGGGTTCTCGGCGGCGCCCGTGCGCGGCGGGAAGGAGCATTACCACGACCCGCACCTGCGGGCCCGCGGAACGGTCTGCCCGGTGGACGATCCCCTCTACGGGCGCGTGGACGAGTACGGTCCGGCGCCGAAGCTGTCGGAAAGCCCGGGAAGGGTCAAGTGGAGCGCGAAACCCGTGGGGTGGCACAACGAACGGGTCTTCGGGGATCTGATGGGGATGACCGCCGGGGAGATGGAGGCGCTCGCCCGGAGGAAAGTGATCGGGAAGTGGGCCGACCTTCCCGGCGCCCGGCCGCCGAAGGGAAGCGCGCCGTGAGCGGTTTCGCGGGGTGGGCGCGGGAGGCGACGGAACCTTCGGCCGCCGCGGGGAAGCCCGAGGCGCTCGAAGGGATCCGGGTCCTCGAATTCTGCCCCGGCCACTTCGGCGGGATGGTGGCCGCCTCGGTCCTGGCCGAATTCGGCGCCGGGACGATCAAGGTGGAGCCTCCCGACGGCGATCCGCTCCGACGCGTGGCGCCCGGGGAGATCCTGGTGACCGGGACGGGGCTCCCCTTCCTCTCCGAGGCGCGCAACCGCCGGTTCGTGACCCTCGACGCCGACGATCCCGACGGGCGGGCCGTCTTCCGGCGACTCGCCCTCTCCGCGGACGTGATCGTCACGTCGGAAACGCCGGAGCGCATGGAGGCGATGGGGTGCGACTACCCCTCCCTGCGGGAAGAGCGTCCGGGGATCGTCTATCTCTCCCTCTCCACCTACGGCGCGTTCGGCCCGGATGCCGTCCGCCCCGCGCGGGACAGCGACATTCTCTGCCAGGCGCTCTCCGGGGCCCCGTACATCGTCGGGGAGCCGGAACGGGAGGGGGTTCCGCCACGGCCGCACGAAGCCCCGACCCGCCTCGGGAACTGGCACGGGTCGTTCGTCCAGGGATTGTGGGGAGCCTACGGGGTCCTCGCGGCGCTTCATTTCCGCGCGGAGACCGGGAAGGGGCAGGCCGTGGACATCTCGGGCGCGGAGGCGCTGATGATGTTCGCGGACTACAACATCACCTGGATGCACACGGGGGGAAAGGCGCGCGGGCGCGTCGGGAACTTCGACCCCGCCGTCTTCCCGTACACCTACATCCGCTGCCGGGACGGCTACACCTTCATCGCGGCGTACAACGACGAGGCGTTCGAGTCGCTGATGCACATCATCGGCCGCCCGGAAGTCGCCCGCGACCCGCGGTTCTCCACGCCGAAGAACCGGGTCGCCCTCGAGAACGAACGGGCGCTCCTGGAGATCATCGAGGAGTGGTCCGGGGATCGCACGGCCGACGAGATCCTCGTGGCGGTCGAGGAGTACACCTCGAAGAGGGGCGGCCCCGGCGCGGCAGTGGTCACGGGGCGGGTGAACCGACCGCTCGAAACGCTCTCCGAGGAGCACTGGAGGGAGAGGGGGTGCTTTCTGCGATCCCGGGACCCCGTCTACGGGGAACTGCTGCTCGCCGCGCCGCCATGGAAGATGAGCGGGACCCCGGCGCGGTGGAAGTCGGGGTGCCGTCCCCCGGGGTCCGACAACCGGGACGTGTACCTGGGAATCCTCGGGATGACGGAAGAGGAGTACCGTCGGCTGGCGGAGGCGGGAACCATCTGACGGGGGGGGGGAAGTGCCGGTCCCCCGGGGCGCAGGCGGGAACCCCGGAGGACCGTTGGTGTCGCCCGCGAACCCTTGGAGGGGTACTCGGGCAGTTGCCTTCCCGGGGAGGGGAGGCATGCATCACTGTTCCTCTGGATTCTCTCTTCGGAATTTCTTTTGAATAACTTTAGTGAAATTTTCTCCATTCCCCGGAGGGGGCGGTTCACCAGAACTCCCCCGGACTGGTAGACTGATCCCGAAAAACCGCCCCCGGGAGAACCATTGACCGACCTGCCCCTGATCCTTCGCGACCTGGCCATCGTCCTGGCGATCGCCACGGCGGTCGCCCTGCTGTTCGGGCGGCTCCACCTGTCCGTCGTGGCGGCCTTCCTGGTCGCAGGCGCCATCCTCGGCCCGACCGGGGCGGGACTGGTTGCCGAGTCGGGGATGGTGGATGCCCTCGCCGAGATCGGCGTCGCCCTCCTTCTTTTCACCGTCGGCCTGGAGATCTCCCTCGCGAACCTGGGCAAGATGCGCCTCCGGATCGTGCAGGGCGGGGGCGTGCAACTCTCGGCGACGATCCTGCTGGCCATGGCGGTCCTTTCCCTCGCCGGGTTTCCCCTCGCGGAAGCCACCTTCATCGGGTTCGTCCTGTCCCTTTCGAGCACCGCGATCGTGCTGAAGGTGTACGCCGACCGGATGGAGCTCGACAGCGGCCACGGGAAGATCTCCATCGGCATCCTCCTGTTCCAGGACATGGCCGTGATCCCGATGATGCTGCTCATCCCCTCGTTCCGGCAATGGGAGACGGCGCAATTCTCCACCGTGGCGTTCACGCTGGCCAAGGCGGGCGTGGGCGTCGGGGTCATCCTGCTGGCGTCCCGTTTCGTGATCCCGCTCCTCCTCAAGGAAGTCATCCGGCTGAACAGCCGGGAAATCCTGGCGACGACGGTGATGTGCCTCATCCTCGGGACGGCGTGGATCGCCCGGTGGTGGGGGCTCTCCCTGGCGATGGGGGCGTTCCTCGCGGGAATGGTGATCTCCGAGTCGGAGTATGTCCACGAGATCGCCGCCCAGATCTTCCCCTTCCGGGACGTCTTCAACGGCGTGTTCTTCATCTCCATCGGCATGCTGCTCGACCTTCCGTTCCTCGCGCGACACCTGCCGATGATCCTTTTCGTCTCCCTCGTGGTCGTGGTGTCGAAGGCGATCTGCGCGGTCGCGGCGATCCGGACGCTGAAGTATCCGTGGCGCGTTTCGGTGATCGGCGCGATCGGGCTGGCGCAGATCGGGGAGTTCTCGTTCCTCCTCATGTCCGAGGGATTCCGCGACGGCCTGGTGGGCACCGAAACCTATCAGTATCTTCTCGCCACCGCGATCCTGACGATGGTGGCCGCTCCGTTCCTGATGCGGTCGGCTCCCTGGGCCGGGAGGTTCTTCGTCCGCCGCCTCATCCGGGAGCACGAGGCGGAGGACGCCGCGGAGGAATCCGCCGGCGCGGCGCGGGTCGAAAACCACGTGATCATCTCCGGGTACGGGATGAACGGAAAGAACCTCGCCCGCGTGCTTCGCTCGACGCACGTTCCCTACGTCATCGTCGACCTGAACGACGCGATGGTCCGCGAGGGCAGGGAGGCGGGAGAGCCGATCTTCTACGGGGACGTGAACAACCCGGAGATCCTCGACCGCGTCGGGGTGGGCCGCGCCCGGATGCTGGTGCTGGCCATCTCCGACCCGATGGCGACCCGCCGCGCCGTGGCGGTCGCCCGGCGGGCCAAGCCGGGGCTGGTCATCCTCGTGCGGACGCGGTACGTGGCGGACGTGGACGACCTGATCGCCCTGGGGGCGAACGCGGTCATTCCCGAGGAGTTCGAGACGTCGGTCGAGATCTTTTCCCGGGTCCTGCGCGAGTACCACGTCCCCGACCACGTCATCCAGCAGCAGGAGGAGTTGATTCGCAGCGGGACGTACCGGATCCTGCGGGAGCGCGTTCCCTCGAGGGGAGAGGGGCTGCTGTCGGAGTTCGAAACGTTCCTTCGTCAGAAAGTGATCGAGGTCTTCTACATATCCCCGGATTCGCCGTGGGCGGGGCGGCCCCTGCAGGAGCTTCCGGTCGGAAACGGCGCCGCCGGGATCGTCCTCCTCGCCGTCCTCCGGGAGGACCGCGCGATCGTGCAGCCGTCCCCGGCGGAGAGGATCGAGGCGGGGGACAAGCTCGTCCTCTTCGGGGGACATGGTCCCCTGGCGACTACGCTCGAGGAACTTTCCAGGGGGAGTCGCTGAAGGGATTACCCCCGCTCCTGCCTTACCGATGCCGAGGGGTGCCCTCTTATCGACCGTCCTCGAGGGTCTGGCAAAGGGATCCCGCTAAAATGCGCCGTCGGTGATAAGATCAGGTTGTTCCCACTCCATCGGCCGGGAGGGCATCGATGTCTTCTTCCCACACCGCTCTGCAGAAGTATGAGCGCGCCCTGAACCGGTATTTCCAGACCCCCGCCGCCGAGCGCAAGAGCGCGGACCGGGAGAAGATCCTCAAGATCCTCGGAGTCGAAAATCCCCAGGAGTTCCTCGGGATGCACATCCCGCTCTGGGAAGCGAAGATCGACGAACTCCTCGACCCCACGAGCACCGACATGCTCCCGATCAGCATCGCCCACTCCTACGTCAACTGGGTGCGCGGCGCGATCCGGATGATGCCCGCCGAGGCGCGGGTGAAGATCTTCTCCTCCAAGTGCAAGACGACCGGGCTGAAAAAGGCGATCCTGACGCTGCTCCACGAAGTGACGGGTACGCCGCACCGCGACTTCGAGGTCACCGAGGTCCTCCTGATCGAGAAGGTCCACAAGGACACGCTTTTCACCGTGCGGACGCCGGACGGAAAGGATTGCGACATCTACCTCTCCCGCTTCGGATGCCTTGGAGAGTACATCTACAGCGGCCTGCCGAAGCTGGTGGGGCTGCCCTCCCTCCCGGCCGTCTACCACGTGACGCCGCAGGGCGAGGAGGTGCTCCTCAAGCCGAAGGAGGAGGGGACCAACATCTACCACGACGATTCGGTGACCCTCGCCCGGATCAACCGCGACGGCGTGTGGTGGGTGGCGGGCGCGGCCCGGCAGGACGCCCTGGGGGACTGCATCGGAACGGCGCTGCGCTACGGGCACTACGTCGCCACCCCGAAGAAGGAAGTGGTGATGATCGACAACATCGAGCTGTTCCACCTGGAGGAGACCGACGTCCGCATCTTCGAGCCGATCTACGAGTTCCTCCCGAAGAAGGCGTATCCGGACGACCGACCGAAGCGGGAGCGGCTCCAGGAAAAGATGCGGCAGGAGTACGAGGCGGCGTACGCCGAACAGCGGACGGTGATCCGGAAGGAGTGGCCCGAGATCGAGCGGTACCTGATCGAGATGCGCCGCAACATCCACGCCTACGCGGGAGAGGTGTTCGAGATGGTGATGACCCGCGTCAAGTCCCAGGTGTTTTCCGGGTAGCGGAGGACCGCGCGAGGAACGCGCGTTCGACGAGGTAGAATCCCGCGGGCAGCGCGGCCGCCATGGCGATCACCTTCACCCCGAGCCGGACCTGCGTCGAGGTGACGCCCAGCAGGTCGAGCGCGAAATCCGCAAGCCACGCTCCCGCGCACACCGACGCGAGGGTTCCCGCGAAGAGCGCGATCGCCAATAGCAGGCGGGAGCCGGGGCGTTTTCGCCGACCTTCCGTCATCCTTCCGGACACGCGGGACCGCCCCTACTTCCCCTGGCGCCGCTTCCGATCGATCGCCCGTTGCGTCGCCTCGGCGTTCCTGCGGCGGTCCTCCGCGGTCTCCAACAACAGCTTCGGCACCTCGACCGGCTTCCCATCGTCGTCCAGCGCCACCATCAGGATATAGGTGGAGTTCGTGTGGGTCCTCTTCCCCGTGCGCGGTTCCTCCGCCTCGACGCGGACTCCGACCTCCATCGAGGTGCGCCCCACGTAGTTCACGGAGGCGTGGAAGGTGACGAGGTTGCCGATGAAGACGGGAGCGTGGAATTCGAAGTGGTCCACGGCGGCGGTGACGCAGTTCCTGCCGGAGTGCCGGATGGCCACCACGCCCGCGGCGGAGTCGGCCAGCCGCATGATGTTCCCCCCGTGGACGTTCCCCGCGGGGTTCGCGTCCTGGGGCGTCATCTCCTGCGCCATCACCAGCCGGGTCGCCGATACGGGCTTCGCATTCGCGGGCATCGCATCCTCCTCTCCGCGTGAAGGTGTCTTTGAAGATTG encodes:
- a CDS encoding CoA transferase: MPSEPGSFRAFAGKAFDIAAIPGKPEALAGIRVLEVATRIFGPATADYLGLFGAEVIKVEMPPRGDLMRYVAPEGFFWKEMSPAFLSLNRNKLHVGLDLHPVEGKELFLRLAERSDVVVENLRAGTMDEWGVGYLQLRERNPGIVYAANSGFGQWGPYAAGRASYDATAQAVSGFSAITGFPDQPPMKAGFWVGDYTAALMSATAILAALAARRKTGEGQMIDLSQAEAMIRTLDWTWPYAGSTGKDRARNGNVDPSYPPSGIYRCRDGFVAVSARDEGELIPLAHAVGATDPEETRIASPERVAEWCASRRVDEVVRIAEDSGFSAAPVRGGKEHYHDPHLRARGTVCPVDDPLYGRVDEYGPAPKLSESPGRVKWSAKPVGWHNERVFGDLMGMTAGEMEALARRKVIGKWADLPGARPPKGSAP
- a CDS encoding CoA transferase, whose amino-acid sequence is MSGFAGWAREATEPSAAAGKPEALEGIRVLEFCPGHFGGMVAASVLAEFGAGTIKVEPPDGDPLRRVAPGEILVTGTGLPFLSEARNRRFVTLDADDPDGRAVFRRLALSADVIVTSETPERMEAMGCDYPSLREERPGIVYLSLSTYGAFGPDAVRPARDSDILCQALSGAPYIVGEPEREGVPPRPHEAPTRLGNWHGSFVQGLWGAYGVLAALHFRAETGKGQAVDISGAEALMMFADYNITWMHTGGKARGRVGNFDPAVFPYTYIRCRDGYTFIAAYNDEAFESLMHIIGRPEVARDPRFSTPKNRVALENERALLEIIEEWSGDRTADEILVAVEEYTSKRGGPGAAVVTGRVNRPLETLSEEHWRERGCFLRSRDPVYGELLLAAPPWKMSGTPARWKSGCRPPGSDNRDVYLGILGMTEEEYRRLAEAGTI
- a CDS encoding cation:proton antiporter — translated: MTDLPLILRDLAIVLAIATAVALLFGRLHLSVVAAFLVAGAILGPTGAGLVAESGMVDALAEIGVALLLFTVGLEISLANLGKMRLRIVQGGGVQLSATILLAMAVLSLAGFPLAEATFIGFVLSLSSTAIVLKVYADRMELDSGHGKISIGILLFQDMAVIPMMLLIPSFRQWETAQFSTVAFTLAKAGVGVGVILLASRFVIPLLLKEVIRLNSREILATTVMCLILGTAWIARWWGLSLAMGAFLAGMVISESEYVHEIAAQIFPFRDVFNGVFFISIGMLLDLPFLARHLPMILFVSLVVVVSKAICAVAAIRTLKYPWRVSVIGAIGLAQIGEFSFLLMSEGFRDGLVGTETYQYLLATAILTMVAAPFLMRSAPWAGRFFVRRLIREHEAEDAAEESAGAARVENHVIISGYGMNGKNLARVLRSTHVPYVIVDLNDAMVREGREAGEPIFYGDVNNPEILDRVGVGRARMLVLAISDPMATRRAVAVARRAKPGLVILVRTRYVADVDDLIALGANAVIPEEFETSVEIFSRVLREYHVPDHVIQQQEELIRSGTYRILRERVPSRGEGLLSEFETFLRQKVIEVFYISPDSPWAGRPLQELPVGNGAAGIVLLAVLREDRAIVQPSPAERIEAGDKLVLFGGHGPLATTLEELSRGSR
- a CDS encoding acyl-CoA thioesterase, coding for MPANAKPVSATRLVMAQEMTPQDANPAGNVHGGNIMRLADSAAGVVAIRHSGRNCVTAAVDHFEFHAPVFIGNLVTFHASVNYVGRTSMEVGVRVEAEEPRTGKRTHTNSTYILMVALDDDGKPVEVPKLLLETAEDRRRNAEATQRAIDRKRRQGK